The Drosophila bipectinata strain 14024-0381.07 chromosome 2L, DbipHiC1v2, whole genome shotgun sequence genome has a segment encoding these proteins:
- the LOC108125474 gene encoding uncharacterized protein produces MYRHDVSHESRITQVIVESEYETLCEDENGSEAYSLPNNLSRAEGLVLDYKQFLAARNIQRFVRGWLVRSHMSNIDRSAIVIQRWWRGFMCRRMYTSLVEEKLQEAVMAYYNKCALRIQTLFRGWWSRKHVFDLTKLKIMQRLLAEDLIHAMVKLLHTDKGSHMLPGVYTLRNNEKCLKFSEQLLVTFGYRFYNAQACYKTLLNSSLISEQRQAFLKAERYTYVPYMGFNYGGVCNRRASFTKSLKAKDGELFDIIQTFMSGHRAMDLGHTGKRDQMINLMLEEAQKKKYRDFIQKRKRFLKHIVASMQKWSGDGEKILPKALFKKPYNMVALLEAVKDNIVERYGPLDPCICGPSLSITSIDRI; encoded by the exons aTGTACCGACACGACGTTTCCCACGA GTCAAGGATCACGCAAGTCATAGTGGAGAGTGAATATGAAACTCTTTGCGAAGATGAGAACGGTTCCGAAGCTTATTCTTTACCTAATAATCTTTCACG CGCGGAAGGCCTCGTGTTGGACTATAAGCAGTTCTTGGCAGCTCGAAACATACAACGCTTTGTCCGCGGCTGGCTGGTACGCAGCCACATGTCAAATATAGACAGATCGGCAATTGTCATTCAAAGATGGTGGCGTGGCTTTATGTGCAGAAGGATGTACACATCCCTTGTCGAGGAGAAATTGCAGGAAGCTGTTATGGCATACTACAATAAATGCGCCCTTCGCATTCAGACCCTCTTCCGGGGCTGGTGGTCCCGCAAACATGTGTTCGATTTGACTAAACTTAAGATCATGCAGCGCCTTCTGGCCGAGGATCTCATTCACGCGATGGTCAAGTTACTGCACACCGACAAGGGATCGCACATGCTGCCGGGTGTCTACACGCTACGGAATAACGA AAAATGCCTTAAGTTCTCGGAACAGCTGCTAGTTACATTTGGCTATCGCTTCTACAATGCCCAAGCCTGCTACAAGACTCTTTTGAATTCCTCGTTAATTTCGGAACAACGACAAGCTTTTCTGAAAGCCGAAAGATATACATACGTTCCTTACATGGGCTTCAATTATGGCGGCGTTTGTAATCGTCGAGCTTCTTTCACCAAATCGTTGAAAGCTAAGGATGGTGAACTATTCGACATAATTCAGACATTTATGTCCGGTCATCGGGCGATGGACCTGGGACACACTGGAAAGCGAGACCAAATGATTAATTTAATGTTAGAGGAAGCTC aaaagaaaaagtatCGCGATTTCATCCAGAAGAGAAAGAGATTCTTAAAGCATATCGTAGCAAGTATGCAAAAGTGGAGTGGCGATGGTGAAAAGATTCTTCCGAAAGCACTATTCAAAAAGCCCTATAATATGGTAGCTCTCCTTGAAGCGGTCAAAGACAATATTGTGGAAAGGTACGGCCCGTTGGACCCTTGCATTTGCGGACCAAGCCTATCGATTACTAGCATCGACCGGATTTAA